A genomic window from Anguilla rostrata isolate EN2019 chromosome 14, ASM1855537v3, whole genome shotgun sequence includes:
- the si:ch211-222n4.2 gene encoding coiled-coil domain-containing protein 74A isoform X2 codes for MSSFSVPPLGNLPQWPRVGSLHKAHFPRPLPRDRLQPLPNPPRVDSQVATCAPGAVDTRVASLERDIHFLQQQHKETLEKLHGELDGLKRENKELQYKLIMDPPHTYRKGSSGRDRHPHHRADPEPQAEVSQEQALCESPLSQEDAPSSEHSDAVPKAADTTAPPGPNPDPPEEPRGGLITSLQPLRIHCSPSQPPRAPTLQECEVIIRQLYNANSLQSQEIMRVKAVLKDIVFSKRVSPETYIMTKAYLADCTSQTEGNERFPKLKPLPERLEGSRLGLAERVILPPLKHGLVERQKRPPAVHRGRLRRTVP; via the exons ATGTCTAGTTTTAGTGTACCACCTTTGGGCAACCTACCTCAGTGGCCTCGCGTGGGAAGCCTGCACAAAGCCCATTTTCCACGACCACTGCCGCGAGACCGCCTGCAGCCGCTGCCCAATCCACCTCGCGTGGACTCCCAGGTGGCGACTTGCGCGCCCGGCGCCGTGGACACGAGGGTGGCATCGCTGGAGAGAGATATTCATTTcttacagcagcagcacaaagaGACATTGGAGAAACTGCACGGTGAACTGGACGGTCTGAAGCGGGAGAATAAAG AGCTTCAGTACAAGCTTATCATGGATCCACCTCACACCTACAGAAAGG GGTCCAGCGGAAGAGACCGGCACCCCCATCACAGAGCTGACCCCGAGCCCCAGGCAGAGGTCTCCCAGGAGCAGGCCCTGTGTGAGAGCCCACTCTCACAGGAGGATGCCCCAAG CTCGGAGCACAGCGATGCCGTCCCGAAGGCCGCGGACACCACGGCCCCTCCCGGGCCCAACCCCGACCCCCCAGAGGAGCCGAGGGGGGGTCTCATCACCTCCCTGCAGCCGCTGCGGATCCACTGCAGCCCCTCGcagcccccccgcgcccccaccCTGCAGGAGTGCGAGGTCATCATCCGGCAGCTGTACAACGCCAACAGCCTGCAGTCTCAGGAG ATCATGCGCGTGAAGGCTGTCCTGAAGGACATCGTGTTCAGCAAGAGGGTTTCCCCCGAGACCTACATCATGACCAAGGCCTACCTGGCCGACTGCACCAG CCAAACTGAAGGGAACGAGAGGTTTCCAAAGCTCAAACCCCTGCCAGAGAGACT GGAGGGGTCCCGTCTGGGCCTGGCCGAGCGGGTGATCCTGCCCCCCCTCAAGCACGGCCTGGTGGAGCGACAGAAGAGGCCACCGGCCGTGCACAGGGGCCGTCTGAGGAGGACGGTGCCCTGA
- the si:ch211-222n4.2 gene encoding coiled-coil domain-containing protein 74B isoform X1, translating into MSSFSVPPLGNLPQWPRVGSLHKAHFPRPLPRDRLQPLPNPPRVDSQVATCAPGAVDTRVASLERDIHFLQQQHKETLEKLHGELDGLKRENKELQYKLIMDPPHTYRKGSSGRDRHPHHRADPEPQAEVSQEQALCESPLSQEDAPRSSSEHSDAVPKAADTTAPPGPNPDPPEEPRGGLITSLQPLRIHCSPSQPPRAPTLQECEVIIRQLYNANSLQSQEIMRVKAVLKDIVFSKRVSPETYIMTKAYLADCTSQTEGNERFPKLKPLPERLEGSRLGLAERVILPPLKHGLVERQKRPPAVHRGRLRRTVP; encoded by the exons ATGTCTAGTTTTAGTGTACCACCTTTGGGCAACCTACCTCAGTGGCCTCGCGTGGGAAGCCTGCACAAAGCCCATTTTCCACGACCACTGCCGCGAGACCGCCTGCAGCCGCTGCCCAATCCACCTCGCGTGGACTCCCAGGTGGCGACTTGCGCGCCCGGCGCCGTGGACACGAGGGTGGCATCGCTGGAGAGAGATATTCATTTcttacagcagcagcacaaagaGACATTGGAGAAACTGCACGGTGAACTGGACGGTCTGAAGCGGGAGAATAAAG AGCTTCAGTACAAGCTTATCATGGATCCACCTCACACCTACAGAAAGG GGTCCAGCGGAAGAGACCGGCACCCCCATCACAGAGCTGACCCCGAGCCCCAGGCAGAGGTCTCCCAGGAGCAGGCCCTGTGTGAGAGCCCACTCTCACAGGAGGATGCCCCAAG GAGCAGCTCGGAGCACAGCGATGCCGTCCCGAAGGCCGCGGACACCACGGCCCCTCCCGGGCCCAACCCCGACCCCCCAGAGGAGCCGAGGGGGGGTCTCATCACCTCCCTGCAGCCGCTGCGGATCCACTGCAGCCCCTCGcagcccccccgcgcccccaccCTGCAGGAGTGCGAGGTCATCATCCGGCAGCTGTACAACGCCAACAGCCTGCAGTCTCAGGAG ATCATGCGCGTGAAGGCTGTCCTGAAGGACATCGTGTTCAGCAAGAGGGTTTCCCCCGAGACCTACATCATGACCAAGGCCTACCTGGCCGACTGCACCAG CCAAACTGAAGGGAACGAGAGGTTTCCAAAGCTCAAACCCCTGCCAGAGAGACT GGAGGGGTCCCGTCTGGGCCTGGCCGAGCGGGTGATCCTGCCCCCCCTCAAGCACGGCCTGGTGGAGCGACAGAAGAGGCCACCGGCCGTGCACAGGGGCCGTCTGAGGAGGACGGTGCCCTGA